tgctcttcttcaGCGTGTCGGCCCCACCTGAGCAGAAGGCCAACCGAGCAGCCACAGATCGCAGCTTTCAGAGACATCTGCTTCACAACAGGGACCGAACTGGTACTGAACTTCAAACTAAGCAGGAAAGTAGCCCACTAAGCCGTAACTTTCCTAACTGCTGGCAGCTTTGAAACTGCCAACAGATAACAACAGTTGGCAGCTCCAGACtgagccaatttttttttttttcccattttaactCTCCCATTCTCCTCAATTgagcctgggcagcagcacacGGATTTCCCTGCTGTTTTGCATAAGATCTTGGAATTCCCTCACAAACCACCTCTTTTTATTAAGGACAAATGTTGTCAGTAGGGAATATCTTATACTGCGGCAATCCTATGCTCCGTGCTTGCAGTCTTCTCCACACCAGTCTCTCCTGCCCCACTCCCCTGACAAATCAGCACCTTTCTGGCAAGGATTTTCAGTTCACCTCTCCTACCTATGGGAGAGGAAAGCTTGCTTTGGGACAAGCTACCAGAGTCTTACCCTTGTCGGTCTGTCCCCTAGGAGACTCCACATCCTCAGAGTAAGCTTTCagcaacagtttttaaaataacatttggtTACACAGTTTTACCAGCAGAAAGCTACCTACACGGGTTGGAAAATTCCCTGCTTTTCCCGTTCCTTTCAGGCCAGCTGTGCAAATCTTTCCAGAGTAAGGTTTCAAGTTCAGCATGTTGTTTACTGGAAACCTACATGTGAATAAACAACTCATTTGTGACAAACCTCTCTGTGAAATATGAAGACTTAAAATAAGCCTGGCAACCTCTccatttttgtgtttgtctttaaaaaaaaaatatgctgcacCAATCCTGCTTCCACCGATATccaaaacagttttcagtttgTCTATCCTGAAGGGCAATCATGACCAGTGTCCAAAAGCAAGTTCTTAACTGATGCATCTAGACTAAAAGTACCctaaatggaagaaaagctcCTTTAAGAACACAATCTCCAGCAAAGCACATAAACTTGTGATGCAGAGTAGCAGAAAAGCATCCAAGAAGTCAGTGATTGAGCAAGGAagcaagggaaataaaaaaaaaataaatctctaacAGTAGCCACACAACAGGATCAGGTTTCCTGGTCCACTTCCCAAGTCCCATTTCTTTCACAGACATTCCAAACGAATTATTGCTGCAGAACTGTAAGAATGTAGTAACTTGACAAACCTATATAATCAAGAAAAGGTCAAGAAATCAAGAAAGATTAGGGAAATGCCTGCGGAGTTCTCATCTCTTCAGGACTTCAGTTCTGATGCTGAAAGCTGAACCTTTATAGACATATCCGTGTGTTTGTCCATGCAAGATACATGAAGTGtacatatatattgtttttcataaatatgTACAGAGAAATTAAGCCAAGCACTCCTATTAAGCCACAGAACAAAGTTTATTCGATCTTCTCAAATTCTGTGTACAGTTTTGCTGCTAAGTGGGCACAACACATTGGCATATTACCTTTAAtcttcatttcaattttaaatccAACTTGAAAGATTTTGTAACATTTAATGGCATcttcaataaataaaaggacaaaaataactAGTCTTTGTACAGACATTACAATCCACTCCAAATTCAGTATTGCCAaaacatttgtctttaaaaataaaaaacaacaaaaagaaataacttgctctaaagggttttttgtttgttttagcactTAAATACATAGAAAAGTATACGATGAGAAAAAACAGATATTCTTTCCTCAGCAGAATTTGTAAGAGCCAGTAACTTAGAAACAAAGATAATTAAATCTCTAAGGAGATTAAAGAATCCTGCTTGAAGTCTTGAAAAACGTCCTGATTTTAGCCTTCACATCAGAAGTGTAGTTTCACTGGGTCCTATCCTATGTCAGCATACTTATACAATAAGAATTACATTCCatgatttacttatttattttaaaggaaaattcatAAAGCAAAAGCATTAGCCTCCTATACTAACAGAAGTAATCATGGTCCATATATTCTGCAATAGTAAACAGGTATTTGTGCTCAGTCCTTTGTTTGAACTACCACCATACTGGAAAAATCCTGTAGTTTACCCTTTATTTCCGTATCCACCTCTTCCCAGTCCAACAGTAGCAGGAACCTCAGTAAAATGAGTATTCATGCAAATACAAACCTGCCTGCACACATCAGAGCACAGGATGAGGACCAACAAAACTAATTCTAATTAGAACTTGGCTTAatttaaagctttctttaaatatagaaagtcagcaataaagaaaagctgaatCCTCAAATTTTCTAACTGCAATTCCCTGTAATTTGCAGCCCATCACAAACCAATAGTAATGTCAGTTAATGTAGCAAGAAGAATCCTATCACTAAAATTAGTTAAAACACCCATCCTCAAGCCTTCTTGGGGCTTCTTCAGTGAAAGCTCAGGGTGTGCAAGGAATGCATGGTTGGGCCCATATGCATGCTAGTCTTATGGGGGGAGGTTACTTTAAACAGAAGGTAGAATTACATCACATCTGTACAAACACTTAAAATACCGTTTTTCAGCTAGTTATCTGCTTCTCCCAACTATTATTGCTGCTGACTATACTAATGCAAGAGAATGTGATAAAGCAGGACCCAATCTGTTTAAGAGAATGGGACTTTTTCTGCAGATATTTTCCCTTCAGCTGACCACATAATAACAAAAGTGCAATCATTTACAAACTTTTCAAAGCaactattaaaattatatacttTTAGGGAAACAAATTTATAAGTTTaaccataaaaatatttccccaaGTAATAAACCTTAAAGCATTCAGTAACACAGTATTTCAGTAATTATAATACAGGAAATCCCTTCCACTTGTTACAAAAGACAGAACTATTAGAAGATTTTGCTTAATGTACACTATTTAAGAGTTTCGCACCTTGTGAAGGTCATGCCATAATTAAGAACTAAACTATCATTCAAAGCAAATGAGAATGGAAAACTGACCTGACTTTGAAATGATATTCTCAACTTTTTGGAAACGAAGACAAGGCAAAGCCCAGGGTCGTGTCATCCAGATAGTCAGGAACTTACAAGACAGTTTACACCCAGAATCATAAGACAGCACCATTTTCCATAAACTACTTTGTATGTCTATTGCTGAACAGCATATTAAATAGTTTTGTGAGAACTGCTAAAACAGATTCTCATACTAACTGTAGTTTTACTTACAGAATACACGTTTGGGGGCAACAGGGAACTCTGTGACAAAAATtatactctgaaaaaaatgtttcctcaaATTGGTCCAAACATCCGAAAGACAAACATGGGCACACAGGTCCCTCATTGCTTAATGTTGTTGTTTAGTTGATCCTTAAGACAGGTGCATGACAACAAAGAAGGGCCACCCATGACAGGCACAGAACTGTGACAGTATAGTCTCTTCAGAGATGTGTTTTAACTGTGATTTTGCCACATGAGCAACTGAACTCATACTAATGGAGAACCCTGAAACTTGTATACTTTAGCCACGAGAAATTATTTCCTATCAAAAAAAACAGATACGTTTGTAATTAACTGCTTTTTCAATCATCAATCAATAtgtgaaaaacaataaaaaaccttttaaaacaattacaaaGAGTGGACTGCAGTAGCAGCTATTCAAGCAAGATTCAAGCACAAGTTTAAACGAACTTTCAAGCTGGGAATTAGCCTTCTTTGTCAAAAATTTGTACAACTTTTTCAAAAAcctaaaaagagagagattaaaaCGTTATTAATTTTATGAAGTGTTAGGTAAACAGTCACTTCAAGTTAATCCAGCACACAATAATTGATAgtatttaaagatgtttttcttagaATTTTCATAGTGATTCTTCAATAGAAAAATTGGCACCAACACTGGGAAAGCGGGACATaagaacaataataaatatttcagaaaagcgAGATCTCATGAAAGTGAAAAAGCCAAGAAACTGTTGAacacagaaacaataaaaatctttttagtcCGGCTCATGTTCAAGCAGAACAAATTGATTTCTTGGTTATTCCTATCTCAATTAGTTCTTTACAAGTCAAAATGAAAGTTCCACAACCTCCTTCAGTAATAAACTCATTCAGAAATCACTGCCTAATTAGCTTCACTGACCATACATACAAACAAGAAGAATGCCATAAATATGTAGCCCGCCCACTACCATCCCCATGTTTTCAGGCTTACATACTTACTTCATCAACAGATTTAGAGGCATCCACTTTTCTGACTTTTCCCATTCTCTCATATAAGTCTATTATAGGCTTAGTAGACTGCAGATATGTATGAATTCTAGGAGAAAGCaaagaatgcatttatttacataataacattaaaacagaagagaacTGAAAAGTTTTGGATATAGTACCTTTTTTCCAGACTCTCCCGATTATCATCACTTCTACCACTGCTCTTGCCTCTTTCAAGACAGCGACCAATACATATCTACAAAAGACATCAAAAGGATGATCATAACCGCAAACACAATGTGCTTACCTGAAAAGCaggagcaaaacaaaataaattatgaattaGTAACAAATCTAGATAGCCCAGACATACAAAATATTGTCCAGATCAGATTTATGTAAGCCAGATATCACATAGGGAGTTAAGATTATTCCACAGAAAAAGGATGACAGCTTTACATTTCACCAGTTTATTAAGATGCAAGTTCTTAAAATGGAATTAGGGTCAGTGGAAGCAAAAGCAACATCAAGTTCTGTGGTGTGAATAAGACTCCAACTTGAGacatttaaagaagaaaatatctgaTTTTCATGGATGTGTTCTGATCTGAAAAGCACAATGTCAGACTAGACTACCAATATATGCTTACACTGAAAAAGAGTCAGTGTGTTGTCTCAAGAATTTATGTAAGACGACACGTTAATTTATTCAAAGTTATACTATTTTTGCTTGGCATTGCCATaagaagatttaaaaagcaaagtctCAGTAAAAATTATAAAACCATACTCAAAGGCTGCCCGTTGAACTGTTAGTTTTGAAGCCTAAAGTAAAGTAAGCAATGCTGACACGTGTACACCTCATGAGTATATTTACCTTACGCATGCAAGAGGACAACAgttaggtgattttttttttcctacgaAGTACATCTATAGTAAAAATTAGAATCTCAAAATCAACACACCCTCAATGAAAGTTTTCActtaaccttttattttctttattaagcagaaaaatagaCCCACACTTGTTGAGACTAAAAAACtttgcaattaagaaaaaaatagcaacatttcttagaaaattgggggaaagggagaaagccAGATTAAGATGTTATTTTACTATCAGTTTTTAATCCCTCAAGGGCACTGTCATATTAAAGAGACAGCATATCATGgcatttgtttaattaatataATGTATCATTGTCAAAAAACCCTTATAATTAATGACTTGCTGAATACAATTTTGATTATGAGGTATCCTACAGCACAGCTCACAACTATGAAAATTAAGACTTACGCTGTCAGCACTTTAGAATTAAAGCAAACATTGCTACCAAACAAGTAGCCTGAAATCTTTAAGAGTAAACAGAGCAATGTTTTTTGAACATGAATCAAATGattgtttaatatatttaaagcttttataaACGCTCCAGAATGCAATTCTTTGAAGTGCTTCTTCAGTAAAATTTATTTGCAGACGATTGTACCAAGTGTAATTACTCACTTGCTATTGCAAAAGCCTGCAGTTCTTCATCTGCAGAAACAAGTTGCCAAAATGCCTGAAACTCACAAATCAAGTTTTCCTTCTACTCCAACACCAGTCCCTTGATATTGAAAGATTCACTACCCAACTGAGTTTTATCGTTCTGCAGTGAATCTCACAATACAGCAAGAAAAGAAGTTAGGCTAACACACTTCATTACCTCGTTGTCGCAatcaaaaaacagaacaaaagaaacatcCGCCTTTCCATCCATAGTCTTATTCCAGCCTTGAAGATTATCTTCATTTCTGGGAAATCCATCAATCAAGAACTTGTTCTTCTGGGAATTAGCAGCCATTGTTTGATCCATAGCCTGCCAGAAGAGAATTCAATTCAAGATCCCCTGCACATGCAATTATCTAGCAACTTACTCAATCACCCCCAAAGTGTTCATATGGCAAATTAATAAGTATTTCTCTTAGAGTTATTGCAGATTTAcagagtggtttttttttttttgtgtcaccTTCAATGtgttctctttatttctctgatGCAACAATAGAGCCTCCTCTTGAACTGAATGCACCATTTCATAAAGCTCAGTATCTCAAACTTTTAAAGCTGGGCTTGTTTGTTATATTCTGCAATATTGTGTAACAGCACATACCAGTGTAAGATGCCAAACTGTTCCTGGTCTAGAATTAAGTCTAATGGAAAAAACTCCAGAGAAAATTAGTTGTATGAGCAACAGAAGCTTTTTCTGTCACAAAGGAGATGCTCTGATTATTTTCCTGGACATCTAAATAAGGATGAACACTGGAGTTTCTCCTTCCATAGGAACATTAGCAGGtgctcttcccctttccttcacCTGGCTGTCTATTTTGTTAAAACTTACAGAAACTTAATAATTTTAATGCCTTCACCCTACACTCTCACATGACTGATCTGACCACTAAGCCCTACAGCGTGCTAAGGGAAGTGAGAAATACacaatttcatttgtttccctagaagaacataaaaagaaaaatttaaattctCACAGATCCCTAGGTATCAGAGGCCATCACCCACTgcctcccagccagcagcatgACTAATTGCTGAGAGAAGCACAGCATGCAGTGTGCACCTGTGTCTGCTATTCCATACTGCTCATACTACATTGGAAAACaggcagttcttgaagaacacTGCCACTGCTTTGTCACTTAGTCTGCAAGAGTGAGCTAGAAAGGAAATAGCCCTTTCCTCACCCTCTTCAACAAGCTGATTGTTATTTCAACTGGTACGATTTCTCCCTCCTTAATGTAGTTCTCAATGAGTTCTCCATACTGTGAGCCCGGCCTTTTTCGTTCATCTCGAAGGAGGTCGCCAGCAGAAAGGTGCGTGTAGCCGTATTTctgaaacatgcaaaaaaacaGGCAGATGCCCTTGAATTAGTACACATGCAAGGTTACATCAGTCAACACTATCAGTGACATTTATCTTTGTACTACAatagaaaaatatcagaaatagcAGCTTGCTAGTGGCAGATCTGTTCCATCTTCAGGACgcactgaaagcaaagcaagagaGATTCTTGGGCTAAATGGTTCACACGGCCTTGGTCAGATATTCGCATCCTGTTTTCAAAGGTAATGTCCcatttgaaaatgagaaagtcTCAAAGTGCCCGAGGCACTTCTTGAAACATTACACTGTGCATGAGACATTTAACAAGCACCAAACTTGATAGAAGCTACACCTCATCCAACACAATTCCAGTACCTCACTTCTCCACACAATAAAGCCAGATTTGACCGACTGACTGACGGCCTCTTCAAAATTTTAAGACTGTCTTTCACTGCTAGGTTTACACAACGggtaaatcaaaaaaaaaaaaaaagcacacaaaccAATTCCTGCTTCTTTGCAGCTGGAGGCATGCTTTAAGCACAGCAGCGTCCTTATTTTCTAGTTGTAGGTCTGACAGCAACTTCCTCCTCTGCCTTGGTCGCATCACTTATAACTGCATCTAAGAGTGCAGGTGCACAGATGCCTTGAACCAACAGaaagcactgctgccagcaaaCAGTCCTGCCCACACGCTGCTCCAAACCCAGCCCCGCACACCTGCCCTGTGTTCATCCTTCCCCAGGAAGGAGGTGACCAAAACTCAGAGGGCTGCCCTTGGGGGAGGCTCAGATGCGGGCTGTGAGCAGATTAATCGGTCCATGGGAGATCTTACCAAAGAGAAACATGTTGTTATAAGGGAAAATTCAGATCACAAAACAATCACTTGCTCAGCTCATTTAGCATCAGAAGAAAACTAACCAAGTGTACTCCTTGAACAAATATAGTCCTTAAAAACAGATGTAAAGACATCTCTTTAACGAATGCTTAAGCTAAACGGGCAATAAATACACCTCCTGGGCGATTACCTAAGCTATCTATACACCCAAGACagagtacacctatacatacTTATCCTGAAGTTTTTgctacaaaacaaaagcagcagcaaattaCTTCAGGGTTATCAGCTCGGCTGCAGCAACATCTGAAGCAAATTTCAAAAATGGTGCCTGAGCAGCATAGTAATGTGCCTAAATGCTTTTTCAGGCTGTGAACTTGGGATTTAAAAACTTGGCTACTGGACTAAGTACAACAGAAATATTACACAACCCACTAAGtggctttaaaaacatttcagttgcTTTCCAATTTCACCCACAAAAGCGTGGAAAGTTAGTTCTGCATAGTCATAATTTAAGAAGGGATATAATTACCTAAATCTCCAAAACTCTACacatctggaaagaaa
The sequence above is drawn from the Anas acuta chromosome 8, bAnaAcu1.1, whole genome shotgun sequence genome and encodes:
- the CMPK1 gene encoding UMP-CMP kinase codes for the protein MKPVVVFVLGGPGAGKGTQCARIVEKYGYTHLSAGDLLRDERKRPGSQYGELIENYIKEGEIVPVEITISLLKRAMDQTMAANSQKNKFLIDGFPRNEDNLQGWNKTMDGKADVSFVLFFDCDNEICIGRCLERGKSSGRSDDNRESLEKRIHTYLQSTKPIIDLYERMGKVRKVDASKSVDEVFEKVVQIFDKEG